Below is a genomic region from Burkholderia pseudomultivorans.
GTTGCGGTCGTCGCCCAGTGCCTTGCGCAGCGCGGCGATATGCACCTGCAGGTTGTTTTCCTCCACGATCGTGTGCGGCCACACGCGCTGCATGATTTCGTCTTTCGATACCAATGCACCGTTCGCCCGAATCAGCAGTTCGAGAATTTCGAATGCGCGGCTGCCGACGCGCAGCAGCTTGCCGTTCGCGCGAATTTCACGCCGGTCGAGAAAAACGTGAAGGGTTCCAATCCGGATCATGGGAATTTTTAAACGACTTCATTCATTGATGCCCTGTCAGAAATGACACCGGTTTGATGCACATGCTACGGCATTTACCGATTCAATTGATTCAAATTATCAGAACCCACTGAGCAAATTTTTTGAATCGATGGAAACCGCGGGTAGCGGCCCTTCCCATGGTGCATGGCGGGACACTCCGGGAGCGTCCGGCATTTTCAATTCGCGAAATCGAGGTTCATCCATGAATCGATTCCACTGACTTTATTCGGCATAGTTAATCGAATTGACGGATGAATCGTACACAGTTGCACTCAGGTAAAAACGACTTGAGATGCACGGCTGGACTGATTCCCGAGGCAGCGATCGGCCGATTTTCCGTTCAGAAAAATTCAGGTTCGGCTCAAGACATTCAGCGGCGCGACGCGCGACCATCTTCCGACGCCGTCAGCGTCAAGCGACCGCCGCCACGCCGCGAGGAACACGATCATGGGCACCCGTATCGCCGGCATCCGGATTCCCGACGGCCCGATGGCGCGCGAGGCCGCCGCGATCGTGCGCGCCAGCGAACCAGAACTGCTGTTCCGCCACGCGATGCGCGTGTTCGCGTTTGCATCGATCCTCGGTCGGCGTCGCGATATCGCGTTCGATGCCGAACTGCTGTACGTCTCCGCGCTGTTCCATGACTTCGGCCTGACCGAGCGCTACCGGCATTCGCGCCAACGCTTCGAGATCGACGGCGCGAACGCCGCGCACGCGTTCCTCGACGCACACGGCGTCGCCGCCGACGATGCGGCGGAGGTCTGGCGCGCGATCGCGCTGCATGCGACGTTCGGCATTCACCCGTACATGACGCCATTGACGATGCTGCTCGGCGCCGGCATCGAGACGGATCTCTTCGCGCGTCATTTCGACGAAGTGAGCCGCTCCGCACGCGATGAAATCCTGCGCGCATGGCCGCGCGGCCCGGGTTTCAAGGAGTTGTTCCTCGAGGCGCTTGGTGCGGGAATCGCCCATCGCCCGGCGACTGCGTTCGGCAACGTCTGCGCCGACGTGCTCGAACGTTGCGACCCGGACTATCGTCGGACGAATTTCTGCGGCCTGGTGCTCGGCTCCAAATGGATCGACTGAGTCCGCCGCGCCGGGCGGCCCCCGGCCGATCGTTCCAGCTCATGAACTGGCGAACCGGATGACGAACCGGTCCAGTTCGGCCGCGAGGATCATCTCCCGATAGTTCGCCGGGCGCTTCGCTCCGCGCCACTGCGGCTTATAGATCGCGTCACCGGGACGAATCGTCATGCCGGTCAGCGCGCAGCGCCCAAGCGCGCGCGACCTGGCGCTGATCCAGCGCTGCTCGTCGTACCGGCAGCGCGTCGGGTCGCTCCACGACACCAGCACCGATGAGTCGGTCTGCCGCTCGGTCGCGACGATCGCGCAACGGCGGCGCACGTCGCCGCTCGACGCAGGCGGCGGATCGTCACGATAGCGGCGGCGCGCGGCGACCGGGTCGCGCAGATTCGATGGTGCACCGCAGCTTGCAGCGGGCGACGGGGCGAGGAGCGTCATCACGTGCTCCCAGCGATTGAATGCGTCCATGGCGGCGGATCCAGGCAAGTGGCACAGGCCGGACTGGTCGCACCGGCTCGCATCACGATAGTCATCCGCCGACGCGCGCCCCCGACCACGACCATGATCGCGACCGGACCGCGACGGGATGACCTGATGCTGACGATAACCGAGCGCCGCTGAAGAGTCTTGATTCCGGGGCTTAATTTTTCTGGTCAGCCCGAGCGGTGCCGCACCGCCATCACGCCGGCGCGCTTTTAGCCTGTTTCAGGACACTTCAGGCCGCCGCCATTCCATTGCGGTGCACGCCCTCGCTAAGATCGTCGATGCATGCCGTCCGGCGTCGGGTGTTCACTGCACACGCGCCGGCCTCAGCAGCAATCCGATCAACACGCCCGCAGCCGCGAAAGCCATCGCGACGCGAAAATTGTCGGCCAGCGCGAGCGTGGTCGCCTGGACGCGCACCGCCCGGTCGAGCAGTGCATAGGTCGCCTGATCGCCGGTCGCGAAGGTCGCGCCATGCGACACGAGCAATGCCGCACCGGCACGCAGGCGCTCCAGCGTTTGCGGATCCGACCGCGTAACATGCAAACCGACGAGATTCGAATGGGTAGCTTCCATGATGCGCTGGATCACCGCGATCGAAGTCGTGCCGAGCTGCCCGCTCAGCAGGCGCGTCGTCTGCACGACGGCGCCGAACGTCAGCGCGTGCTCGGCCGTCACATGCTTGCCGAAAAAGAACACGACCGAGGTGAGCGCCATCGTCTGGCCCAATGCCTGCAGCAATTGCGACGGAATGAAGTCGGGTTCGGCCCATACGGGCGTGAGGCGCGCGCCGAGCGCGAAGGCGACTCCCACCATCGCGAATCCGGCCACGATCAGCCGGCGCGGATCGACGCGCTGCAACAGCCAGGCCACGCACGGCGCGAACAGCAGTTGCGGCATCGCGATCCAGCGCAGCGTATCGCCGATCTGAAGCGGGCGAAGCCCGTAGGTGCTCGCGAGAAACGCCGACGGAATGAAGCTCGTGTTGAGCACGGTAAAGCGAACGAGGCCGACGAGCAGGATCAGCAGCGCGACGTTGGGCAGCGCGAGATAGCCGAGATCGAGGCCGGCTCGTCGCGACGCCAGTTCGTGGATCAGGAAGGCGGCCACCATCACGATACCGATGGCCAGCAGCGTGACGATCAGCGGCGACTCGAACCAGAACAGCCGCTCGCCCTGATCGAGCGCGATACAGAGGCACGCGAAGCCGCCGGCGCCGAGCAGCATGCCGCGCATGTCGATACCGGCTGCGAAGCGCCTGATCGGCTCGGTGGACAGCGACAGCAGCAGGCAGACGATGAACGGCACGGTCAGCAGCGCGTTCTGCCAGAACAGCCAGCGCCAGCTCAGGTGTTCGCTGTACCACCCTTCGAGCGTCGCCGACAGGTTCAGCGACATCTCGAGGTTCATCGCATAGGCGGCAATGCCGAACGCAACGAGCCGCGGCGGCAGCGTGCGCACGACGAAGCCGACGGTCAGCGGCACGAACACGCCGGACGCGCAGCCGGCCACGCTCTGCAGCGCGATGAACGTATTGAAGCGCGTGCACAGCGGCAGCACGCTTTCGACCACCAGGAATACTGCGGCGCCTGCCAGCAGGACGCGCCGCGTGCCGAACACGAAGGCCGCGGCGATCGCGAGCGGCCCGACGAACATCTGCGCTGCGGTGAACGCCGTGTTGATCCACGCGCCCTCGTCGAACCCGACGCCGAGCGCGCCCCGTATGTCGGCCAGCCCGAGCGACGTGATGCGCGACGTCAGCGTCGAGATGATCGCGCCGAGCAGCACGGCCGCGATCGCGGCGATCGAACGAAATGTCGGGATGTCGGAGGCCGGCGCGGCTGCCGGCCCCTGTGTCGCGCCGGCGGGGGCGAATGTGGTGTCCATCGTCGAGCGGCTCCCGTGCATGAGGCTCGCGCAAGCATAGCGCGATGTGACGAAACCCGTCTGTTCGATGGAGTATCCCGACCGTGACCACCCCTTCGCAGGACACGCCCGCGCGGTCGCGCCGATGGCCGATCGCGCTGATCGCCGCAAGCGCTCTGCTGCTCGTCGCGCTGCTGCTCTATGAATTCGATGCGCACGATCGCGGCACCGACGACGCGTACGTGACGGGCCACCTGCACGTGATCTCGCCGCGCGTGGCTGGCACGGTCGAGCGCGTGCTGGTGAACGACAACCAGTTCGTGCACGCGGGCGACCCGCTCGTGCAGCTCGATCCGCGCGATTTCGACGTGCGCGTCGCACTGCAGCGGGCACGCGTCGCGCAGGCACGCTCGGAGGCAAGCCGCGCCAGTGCGCTGGTCGAGCAGAGCGACGCGACGCTCGTATCCGCGCATGCCGACGCGGAAAAGGCCGAGCTCGACTACGCCCGCGCGCGCGAGCTGACCCGCGAAACCCCACGCGGGCTGTCGCAACAGGAATTCGATGCCGCCAATGCGGCGCGCACGTCCGCCCGCGCCCGCATCGACGCGGCCCGAGCGCAGCGTCGCAGCGCGCAGGCCGCGCAGCAGGCCGCCGACGCCGTGTCGAACCAGAACGATGCCGAGTTGCGCGATGCGGAGCTGCAGCGCCGGTACACGACCGTCGTCGCGCCGTCCGACGGCTATGTCGGCAAGAAGACCGTCGAGACCGGCGAGCATGTCGCGCCCGGCCAGGCATTGCTGACGCTCGTCGAACCGCATCCGTGGGTCGTCGCGAACTTCCGCGAGACCCAGCTCCGGCATGTGCGGGCCGGCGACGCCGTGCGCCTGCGCTTCGACGCACTGCCGGACCTGAGCTTCGCAGGGCACGTCGACAGTCTGTCACCCGCGACCGGCGGGCAGTTTTCGCTGTTGCCGCCCGACAACGCGACCGGCAACTTCACGAAGGTCACGCAGCGCGTGCCCGTCAAGATCCTGCTCGACGGCCCGGCTGCGGCCGAGCCGCGCATTCGGCCGGGCCTGTCGGTCGTCGTCACGCTGCAGCGCAGCCGCGAGCTGCCATGAAGCGGATCGTCGTCGCGCTGCTTGTCGCCGGCCCGCTGGGCGCGTGCACGATCGCGCCGCAACCGCTCACGCCCGTCGCGGTCGGCCACGACCGGTTCCGCCATGCGGATGCGCCGGGCGAAGCAGCGCTGCCGCTCGCGGAATGGCCCGCGTCGTTCGGCGACGCGTCGCTGGTCGCGCTCGTCGACGCCGCGCTCGCCGGCAACGACGACATCCGCGCCGCCGCAGCGCGCGTCGATCAGGCGCAGGCGCTGCTCGGCGTGCGAGAAGCCGCACTGGCGCCGCGCGTCGGCGTCGCGCCGTCATTCAGCCGCGCGCGCGTGTCCGGCACCGTCGACAACGCGTTGCCGAAACGCACGATGCACAACTGGTCGGTGCCCTTCGCCGCCAGCTACGAAGTCGATTTGTGGGGGCGCCTGCGCGGCGACGCGGAAATCGGGAAGCAAAACGTACTGGAAGCCGCGGCGGATCGCGCGGCCGTTCGGCTGCGCGTCGCGACCGAGGTGGCGAGCGACTATCTGACACTCCATTTCGTCGAACAGGATCTCGCCACGCTCGCGCGCGCGATCGAGCTGCGCCGCACCGCGCTCGACGTAATCGCCGCACGCGTGCGGGCCGGCGCCGCCGGCGATCTCGACGCATTGCGTGCGGCGGCCGATCTCGATACGGCCCGCGCCGATCTCGCGGACAGCCGGCGGCTGCGCGAAAACCTCGTCGACGCACTCGCCGCACTCACCGGGGCGTCGCCGACTGCATTCACGATTGCGCCGACTGTGTCTGCGATCCGGGTACCGACCGTGCCGCCCGGACTGCCGTCGTCGCTGCTCGCGCAACGGCCGGACGTCTATGCGGCGGCGCGGCGCGTCGACGCGGCGTCGCTCGAAATCGGCGTCGCGCGCACTGCATGGCTGCCGACCTTGACGCTGACTGCCCAGGGCGGGTTCGCCAGCCGCGACCTCGGCACGTTTCTCGCCCGCAACAGCTCGCTATGGA
It encodes:
- a CDS encoding HD domain-containing protein produces the protein MGTRIAGIRIPDGPMAREAAAIVRASEPELLFRHAMRVFAFASILGRRRDIAFDAELLYVSALFHDFGLTERYRHSRQRFEIDGANAAHAFLDAHGVAADDAAEVWRAIALHATFGIHPYMTPLTMLLGAGIETDLFARHFDEVSRSARDEILRAWPRGPGFKELFLEALGAGIAHRPATAFGNVCADVLERCDPDYRRTNFCGLVLGSKWID
- a CDS encoding DUF3331 domain-containing protein, producing MDAFNRWEHVMTLLAPSPAASCGAPSNLRDPVAARRRYRDDPPPASSGDVRRRCAIVATERQTDSSVLVSWSDPTRCRYDEQRWISARSRALGRCALTGMTIRPGDAIYKPQWRGAKRPANYREMILAAELDRFVIRFASS
- a CDS encoding MFS transporter; amino-acid sequence: MDTTFAPAGATQGPAAAPASDIPTFRSIAAIAAVLLGAIISTLTSRITSLGLADIRGALGVGFDEGAWINTAFTAAQMFVGPLAIAAAFVFGTRRVLLAGAAVFLVVESVLPLCTRFNTFIALQSVAGCASGVFVPLTVGFVVRTLPPRLVAFGIAAYAMNLEMSLNLSATLEGWYSEHLSWRWLFWQNALLTVPFIVCLLLSLSTEPIRRFAAGIDMRGMLLGAGGFACLCIALDQGERLFWFESPLIVTLLAIGIVMVAAFLIHELASRRAGLDLGYLALPNVALLILLVGLVRFTVLNTSFIPSAFLASTYGLRPLQIGDTLRWIAMPQLLFAPCVAWLLQRVDPRRLIVAGFAMVGVAFALGARLTPVWAEPDFIPSQLLQALGQTMALTSVVFFFGKHVTAEHALTFGAVVQTTRLLSGQLGTTSIAVIQRIMEATHSNLVGLHVTRSDPQTLERLRAGAALLVSHGATFATGDQATYALLDRAVRVQATTLALADNFRVAMAFAAAGVLIGLLLRPARVQ
- a CDS encoding HlyD family secretion protein codes for the protein MTTPSQDTPARSRRWPIALIAASALLLVALLLYEFDAHDRGTDDAYVTGHLHVISPRVAGTVERVLVNDNQFVHAGDPLVQLDPRDFDVRVALQRARVAQARSEASRASALVEQSDATLVSAHADAEKAELDYARARELTRETPRGLSQQEFDAANAARTSARARIDAARAQRRSAQAAQQAADAVSNQNDAELRDAELQRRYTTVVAPSDGYVGKKTVETGEHVAPGQALLTLVEPHPWVVANFRETQLRHVRAGDAVRLRFDALPDLSFAGHVDSLSPATGGQFSLLPPDNATGNFTKVTQRVPVKILLDGPAAAEPRIRPGLSVVVTLQRSRELP
- a CDS encoding efflux transporter outer membrane subunit, whose translation is MKRIVVALLVAGPLGACTIAPQPLTPVAVGHDRFRHADAPGEAALPLAEWPASFGDASLVALVDAALAGNDDIRAAAARVDQAQALLGVREAALAPRVGVAPSFSRARVSGTVDNALPKRTMHNWSVPFAASYEVDLWGRLRGDAEIGKQNVLEAAADRAAVRLRVATEVASDYLTLHFVEQDLATLARAIELRRTALDVIAARVRAGAAGDLDALRAAADLDTARADLADSRRLRENLVDALAALTGASPTAFTIAPTVSAIRVPTVPPGLPSSLLAQRPDVYAAARRVDAASLEIGVARTAWLPTLTLTAQGGFASRDLGTFLARNSSLWSLGASVAETVFDGGKRDAAVAAATAGAQLADANYRATALRALREVQDALNDIAAERERIVRYDNAARAAEAAARLSLSRYGHGYVSYLEVIDADRDALNAQRQLIHSRQSLAIATVNLVRALGGGWTAPAATAANVADRTGRF